Below is a window of Geomonas oryzisoli DNA.
CACGTTGAACAGCGACTCGTCCGGGCGCGCGCCCTTGAGGTCGACGAACTCCATGCTGAACTGCTGCGCCAGGGCCTGCGCCAGCACCATGTCATTGATCAGCCCGTCGGCGATACAGATGGCGCCCAGGCGCTCTTTGGTGCTCTGTTGCTTGTCCAGTGCATAGGCGAGCTGGTCGTTGGTCAGCTCACCCTGTTCCAGGAGGATGTCGCCCAGCCTTTGTCTTTTGAACGGCTTCAGCATGTTCCCTCTAGCTGACGGTGCTGGCGATCTTGAAGATCGGCAGGTACATGGTGATGATGATGGTGCCGATGACCACCCCCATGACGATCATGATGGCGGGTTCGATGGCGGAGGTCAGCACCTGCAGGCTCCTCTCGATCTCGTCCTCGAAGTAGTCCGAGATGTCCCCGAGCATCTCCTCGAGGGCGCCGGTGGTCTCGCCCACAGAGAGCATGCGCAGCGCAAGCGGCGGCAGCAGCTTCATGTTCTCCAGCGCCGTGGAGAGCTTGCTACCCTCCTCTACCCGGAGTACGGCCATGAGCAGGCCGCGCTCCAGCACCTTGTTGTTCAGGGTCCCCACCGACATCCGCATCGCTTCCACGATCGGGATGCCCGAGCCGAGGACCGTGGCCAGAGTCCGGGTAAATCCGGAAAGCGCGTAACGGACGACGACCGACCCGACCAAGGGGGTCTTGATCTTAAATCCGTCCACGGTGTAGCGCCCCGACTCGGTCTCCTTCCAGCGCCTGAAAACGGTCACCGCGCCGAAGATGAGTCCCACGAAGACCAGCAGGTAATGGCGCAGGAAACCGGTGAAATTGATCAGCATCTGGGTCGGCACCGGCAGAGCGTTGCCCGAGTCGGCGTAGATCGTGCTGAAGGTCGGCACGACGTAAATCAGAAGCACGGTGACCGCAATGAAGGCTACCGAAACGAGGATGGCCGGGTAGAACATGGCACCGATGATCTTGCTTCGGAACCCTTCGGTCCTCTTCAAGAAGGCGATGTAGCGCCTGATGGTCTGCGGCAGGTCACCGGTGCGCTCGCCGGCGCGGATCGAGGCGATGTA
It encodes the following:
- a CDS encoding type II secretion system F family protein, whose amino-acid sequence is MPVYTCKIGSSDGRILTKELDSVSEALLRQSLEEQGYVVFEVRKKPFQFLLDSGIGRKKIGNKDLLLFNQELLVLLKAGLPIIQALDTVLESGTGKLTEVLNAVREDIKGGLALSTAFEKYPRIFPQLYIASIRAGERTGDLPQTIRRYIAFLKRTEGFRSKIIGAMFYPAILVSVAFIAVTVLLIYVVPTFSTIYADSGNALPVPTQMLINFTGFLRHYLLVFVGLIFGAVTVFRRWKETESGRYTVDGFKIKTPLVGSVVVRYALSGFTRTLATVLGSGIPIVEAMRMSVGTLNNKVLERGLLMAVLRVEEGSKLSTALENMKLLPPLALRMLSVGETTGALEEMLGDISDYFEDEIERSLQVLTSAIEPAIMIVMGVVIGTIIITMYLPIFKIASTVS